The following proteins are encoded in a genomic region of Blastococcus colisei:
- the sigE gene encoding RNA polymerase sigma factor SigE, with protein MSEPAVRPETDVWVAPTWEQVVRDHSARVYRLAYRLSGNPQDAEDLTQETFVRVFRSLADFSPGTFEGWLHRITTNLFLDMVRRRQRIRFDALPEDTERLPGTAPSPEQVYADTHLDPQVQAALDALSPEFRVAVVLCDIEGLTYEEIAATLGIKLGTVRSRIHRGRVQLRQALAHLAPGRSALETGGAPA; from the coding sequence GTGTCCGAGCCCGCCGTCCGCCCCGAGACAGATGTCTGGGTGGCCCCCACCTGGGAGCAGGTCGTCCGCGACCACTCCGCCCGGGTCTACCGGCTGGCCTATCGGCTCTCGGGCAATCCGCAGGACGCCGAGGACCTGACCCAGGAGACGTTCGTCCGGGTCTTCCGCTCGCTGGCCGACTTCTCGCCGGGCACCTTCGAGGGCTGGCTGCACCGCATCACCACCAACCTCTTCCTGGACATGGTGCGTCGCCGCCAGCGCATCCGGTTCGACGCGCTGCCCGAGGACACCGAGCGCCTGCCCGGCACCGCGCCCAGTCCCGAGCAGGTCTACGCCGACACCCACCTCGACCCGCAGGTGCAGGCGGCGCTCGACGCGCTGTCGCCGGAGTTCCGCGTGGCCGTCGTCCTCTGCGACATCGAGGGCCTGACCTACGAGGAGATCGCGGCGACCCTCGGCATCAAGCTCGGCACCGTCCGCAGCCGCATCCACCGCGGTCGCGTGCAGCTGCGCCAGGCGCTGGCCCACCTCGCCCCGGGCCGTTCCGCCCTCGAGACCGGAGGCGCGCCGGCATGA
- a CDS encoding 2'-5' RNA ligase family protein codes for MTLLLDDGAQQFFDWLRTEHFPPERNHLAAHVTLFHALPGERLEEVSADIGAAAERSPFDVRVTGVRFLGRGVAYALDAPELTVLRDRLAATWGPWLTRQDQQRHSPHVTVQNKVDPAVARALYDRLSADFVPYAVRARGLGLWRYLGGPWALVAESPFR; via the coding sequence GTGACGCTGCTGCTGGACGACGGCGCCCAGCAGTTCTTCGACTGGCTGCGAACCGAGCACTTCCCACCGGAGCGCAATCACCTGGCAGCCCACGTCACGCTCTTCCACGCGCTCCCGGGGGAGCGCCTGGAGGAGGTGTCCGCCGACATCGGGGCCGCCGCTGAGCGGAGCCCGTTCGACGTCCGCGTCACCGGCGTGCGGTTCCTCGGCAGGGGCGTGGCCTACGCGCTCGACGCCCCGGAACTGACGGTGCTGCGCGACCGGCTGGCGGCAACGTGGGGGCCGTGGCTCACGCGCCAGGACCAGCAGCGGCACTCCCCACACGTGACGGTGCAGAACAAGGTGGACCCTGCCGTCGCCCGGGCGCTGTACGACCGGCTGAGTGCGGACTTCGTGCCGTACGCCGTCCGGGCCCGCGGTCTGGGACTGTGGCGCTACCTCGGTGGCCCCTGGGCGCTCGTCGCGGAGTCGCCGTTCCGCTGA
- a CDS encoding O-methyltransferase, translating into MSAEQPPPGGGPEGAAYADRFAVETPEMVAARARTGHLPGAPPVGPAVGATLAVLAAGVEARSVVSIGSGGGLAGLWLLRGMRKDGVLTALDGDPEQLRAARQAFADAGVAASRARLIFGTPAEVLPRLSPGAYDMVVCDGPPREYAEHLPALLDLVRVGGTLTCHGLLAGGRIADRTARDPQIVAAREIARMVREDETLLPAVLPIGDGLLVASKRG; encoded by the coding sequence ATGAGCGCCGAGCAGCCGCCGCCGGGAGGCGGCCCCGAGGGCGCCGCCTACGCCGACCGGTTCGCCGTCGAGACCCCCGAGATGGTCGCGGCCCGCGCCCGCACTGGCCACTTGCCGGGTGCCCCGCCGGTCGGCCCCGCGGTCGGTGCGACCCTCGCCGTGCTGGCGGCCGGCGTCGAGGCGCGTTCGGTCGTGTCGATCGGCAGCGGCGGCGGGCTCGCCGGGTTGTGGCTGCTCCGCGGGATGCGGAAGGACGGCGTCCTCACCGCCCTGGACGGCGACCCGGAGCAGCTGCGCGCCGCCCGTCAGGCGTTCGCCGACGCCGGCGTCGCAGCCAGCCGGGCGCGGTTGATCTTCGGCACGCCGGCGGAGGTGCTCCCCCGCCTCTCCCCTGGCGCCTACGACATGGTGGTCTGCGACGGACCGCCGCGGGAGTACGCCGAGCACCTGCCGGCGCTGCTCGATCTGGTTCGCGTCGGCGGCACGCTGACCTGCCACGGCCTCCTGGCAGGTGGCCGGATCGCCGACCGCACCGCCCGGGATCCGCAGATCGTCGCCGCGCGGGAGATCGCCCGCATGGTCCGCGAGGACGAGACGCTGCTCCCGGCCGTGCTGCCCATCGGCGACGGCCTGCTCGTCGCCAGCAAGCGCGGCTGA
- a CDS encoding GAF domain-containing protein, producing the protein MTIAGRFEAALDDVEEPDLRGPELLPVRLARACARTLRVDGAGISVVDAAQQRVPLGASSDEAAIAERLQFTVGAGPCMTAQEIRQPVFAVEDDLRRRWPVFTELLLGSTPFQAVVAFPLQPALAGAGAIDLYFRRSDDVPDLDVFEALAVGELVTSALSEAAVWSSWSPAEGPNWLQGPAPRRRAAVWEAMGKVSVELEVDTPAALDLMRASAYSRGTAIDDVAADLLAGAVRAVDLAPGDG; encoded by the coding sequence GTGACCATCGCCGGCCGGTTCGAGGCCGCGCTGGACGACGTGGAGGAACCCGACCTGCGCGGGCCGGAACTGCTGCCGGTCCGGCTGGCGCGCGCGTGCGCCCGGACGCTCCGGGTCGACGGCGCGGGGATCAGCGTCGTCGACGCGGCACAGCAACGCGTACCGCTGGGTGCGAGCTCCGACGAGGCCGCGATCGCCGAACGACTCCAGTTCACCGTCGGCGCCGGGCCGTGCATGACCGCCCAGGAGATCCGCCAGCCGGTGTTCGCCGTCGAGGACGACCTGCGGCGGCGGTGGCCCGTCTTCACCGAGCTGCTGCTCGGCTCCACGCCGTTCCAGGCCGTGGTCGCTTTTCCGCTGCAGCCGGCGCTGGCCGGGGCCGGGGCGATCGACCTGTACTTCCGGAGATCCGACGACGTCCCCGACCTCGACGTCTTCGAGGCCCTGGCGGTGGGCGAGCTGGTGACCTCGGCACTCAGCGAGGCCGCGGTCTGGTCGTCATGGTCGCCCGCCGAGGGGCCGAACTGGCTCCAGGGTCCAGCGCCTCGGCGCCGGGCAGCGGTGTGGGAGGCCATGGGCAAGGTGAGCGTGGAACTGGAGGTCGACACCCCGGCGGCGCTCGACCTGATGCGGGCGTCGGCGTACAGCAGGGGCACGGCGATCGACGACGTCGCCGCCGACCTGCTCGCCGGCGCCGTCCGGGCGGTCGACCTGGCCCCGGGCGACGGCTGA
- a CDS encoding ABC transporter ATP-binding protein, producing MPGHPAPPAGGGARVEVVGLSAGYGRTRVLDSVRLTVEPGGWLAVIGPNGSGKSTLLRSVLGFHPHDGQVRIDGVPTTGMPRRERARSMAYAPQTPVLPEGVTARDYVTLGRTPHRPLLAAPRGVDRQVVADVMDRLGLAPMADRQLTTLSGGEQQRAVLARALAQQPRVLLLDEPTAALDLGHAQQVLDLVDRLRRQDGLTVVSTLHDLTLAGQYADRLALLSDGRVAAQGAPAEVLTAQALSTHYGARAEVVHGPSGPAVLPVRSAD from the coding sequence ATGCCCGGACACCCCGCGCCCCCTGCCGGGGGCGGTGCCCGCGTGGAGGTCGTCGGCCTCTCCGCGGGCTACGGCCGCACGCGGGTCCTCGACTCGGTGCGCCTGACCGTCGAGCCGGGCGGGTGGCTGGCGGTCATCGGACCCAACGGCTCGGGGAAGTCCACGCTCCTCCGCTCGGTGCTCGGCTTCCACCCGCACGACGGCCAGGTGCGCATCGACGGCGTCCCCACCACCGGCATGCCACGCCGGGAACGGGCCCGGTCGATGGCCTACGCCCCGCAGACCCCGGTCCTGCCCGAGGGCGTGACCGCCCGCGACTACGTCACCCTCGGCCGCACCCCGCACCGACCGCTGCTCGCCGCGCCGCGTGGCGTGGACCGCCAGGTCGTCGCCGACGTCATGGACCGTCTCGGTCTCGCCCCGATGGCCGACCGGCAGCTGACCACCCTCTCCGGCGGTGAGCAGCAGCGCGCCGTCCTGGCCCGGGCGCTGGCACAGCAGCCGCGGGTGCTGCTGCTCGACGAGCCGACCGCCGCGCTGGACCTGGGACATGCGCAGCAGGTGCTGGACCTCGTCGACCGGCTGCGCCGGCAGGACGGGCTCACCGTGGTGAGCACGCTGCACGACCTGACGTTGGCCGGCCAGTACGCCGACCGGCTGGCGCTGCTCTCCGACGGCCGCGTCGCCGCGCAAGGAGCCCCCGCCGAGGTCCTCACCGCCCAGGCGCTGAGCACGCACTACGGCGCGCGCGCCGAGGTGGTCCACGGGCCGTCCGGGCCGGCGGTGCTGCCGGTCCGTTCCGCCGACTGA
- the glgC gene encoding glucose-1-phosphate adenylyltransferase, with amino-acid sequence MRGGPRVLGIVLAGGEGKRLSPLTADRAKPAVPFGGNYRLIDFVLSNLVNAEIRQIAVLTQYKSHSLDRHITQTWRMSQLLGNYITPVPAQQRLGPRWYTGSADAIFQSLNLIYDERPEIVVVFGADHVYRMDPGQMVDQHLQTGAGVTIAGLRVSRREATEFGVIDADSDGKVRGFLEKPADPPGLPDSPEESFASMGNYVFTTDALLEALRADAEDENSVHDMGGSIMPMLADAGEAWVYDFSTNIVPGATERDHGYWRDVGTIDAYYDAHMDLVSVTPVFNLYNDRWPIYTLPPQLPPAKFVLGGRAEESMVSAGAIIGGGSVHNSVVSPGVRVERGARVEDSVLMDGVHIGEGAYVRRTILDKNVVVPPWARIGVDTVTDRERYHVSDGGVTVLGKGARAIV; translated from the coding sequence ATGCGCGGCGGTCCACGGGTTCTCGGCATCGTCCTCGCGGGCGGCGAGGGCAAGCGGCTCTCGCCCCTGACGGCGGACCGCGCGAAGCCGGCCGTGCCCTTCGGCGGCAACTACCGCCTGATCGACTTCGTCCTCTCCAACCTGGTGAACGCCGAGATCCGGCAGATCGCCGTCCTCACCCAGTACAAGAGCCACAGCCTGGACCGGCACATCACGCAGACCTGGCGGATGTCGCAGCTGCTCGGCAACTACATCACCCCGGTGCCGGCCCAGCAGCGGCTCGGGCCGCGCTGGTACACCGGCAGCGCCGACGCGATCTTCCAGAGCCTGAACCTGATCTACGACGAGCGGCCGGAGATCGTCGTCGTCTTCGGTGCCGACCACGTGTACCGGATGGACCCGGGGCAGATGGTCGACCAGCACCTGCAGACCGGCGCGGGCGTCACCATCGCCGGGTTGCGGGTGTCGCGTCGGGAGGCGACGGAGTTCGGCGTCATCGATGCCGATTCCGACGGGAAGGTGCGGGGATTCCTGGAGAAGCCCGCCGACCCGCCCGGCCTGCCGGACTCGCCCGAGGAGAGCTTCGCCTCCATGGGCAACTACGTGTTCACCACCGACGCCCTGCTCGAGGCACTGCGGGCCGACGCCGAGGACGAGAACTCCGTCCACGACATGGGCGGCTCGATCATGCCCATGCTCGCCGACGCGGGAGAGGCGTGGGTCTACGACTTCTCCACCAACATCGTGCCGGGCGCGACCGAGCGCGACCACGGCTACTGGCGCGATGTCGGGACGATCGACGCCTACTACGACGCGCACATGGATCTCGTGTCGGTGACGCCGGTGTTCAACCTCTACAACGACCGCTGGCCCATCTACACCCTGCCGCCGCAACTGCCCCCGGCGAAGTTCGTCCTCGGCGGCCGCGCGGAGGAGTCGATGGTCAGCGCCGGCGCCATCATCGGCGGCGGGTCGGTGCACAACTCGGTCGTCTCGCCCGGCGTCCGGGTCGAGCGCGGCGCGCGGGTCGAGGACAGCGTGCTCATGGACGGCGTGCACATCGGCGAGGGCGCCTACGTGCGCCGGACGATCCTGGACAAGAACGTCGTCGTGCCACCCTGGGCCCGGATCGGGGTGGACACGGTCACCGACCGCGAGCGCTACCACGTGAGCGACGGCGGCGTGACCGTCCTGGGCAAGGGTGCCCGCGCGATCGTCTGA
- a CDS encoding ABC transporter substrate-binding protein, whose translation MFGSSHCATRSTSPALLALPAALALVLTGCGDSASDDEQAAPSSSADGAFPVTVTGADGELTLEEQPENIVSMSPSSTEMLFAIGAGDQVEAVDDNSNYPEDAPTTDLSAFTPNAEAIAEYAPDLVVLSNDQNGIVDALDALSIPTLLLPAAETLDDTYEQLETLGDATGHAEEADEVISDVQDRIAAAVESVSTDVEGMSVYHELGPELYSATSDTFIGSIYSMFGLENIADGAPDAAGGYPQLSAEYIAGQAPELIVLADTVCCEQSAETVAQRPAFGTLPAVQEGRILEADDDIASRWGPRIADFAESVAAALQG comes from the coding sequence GTGTTCGGCTCTTCTCACTGCGCGACGCGGTCGACGTCGCCCGCCCTCCTGGCCCTACCGGCGGCCCTGGCCCTGGTCCTGACCGGGTGCGGCGACTCGGCCTCCGATGACGAGCAGGCCGCGCCCTCGTCGTCGGCCGACGGCGCCTTCCCCGTCACCGTGACCGGAGCCGACGGCGAGCTCACCCTCGAGGAGCAGCCCGAGAACATCGTGTCCATGTCGCCGTCGTCCACCGAGATGCTCTTCGCCATCGGCGCGGGCGACCAGGTCGAGGCCGTCGACGACAACTCGAACTACCCGGAGGACGCGCCGACCACCGACCTGTCGGCCTTCACCCCGAACGCCGAGGCCATCGCCGAGTACGCCCCGGACCTGGTGGTCCTGAGCAACGACCAGAACGGCATCGTCGACGCCCTCGACGCCCTCTCCATCCCGACGCTGCTCCTCCCGGCCGCCGAGACCCTGGACGACACCTACGAGCAGCTGGAGACGCTCGGCGACGCGACCGGACACGCCGAGGAGGCCGACGAGGTGATCTCTGATGTGCAGGACCGGATCGCGGCCGCGGTGGAGTCGGTGTCGACCGACGTCGAGGGGATGAGCGTCTACCACGAGCTCGGGCCGGAGTTGTACTCGGCGACGAGCGACACCTTCATCGGCAGCATCTACAGCATGTTCGGGCTGGAGAACATCGCCGACGGCGCCCCGGACGCGGCCGGCGGCTACCCGCAGCTGTCGGCGGAGTACATCGCCGGGCAGGCCCCGGAGCTGATCGTCCTCGCCGACACGGTGTGCTGCGAGCAGTCCGCCGAGACCGTCGCCCAGCGCCCCGCCTTCGGCACCCTGCCGGCCGTCCAGGAGGGCCGGATCCTGGAGGCCGACGACGACATCGCGTCGCGCTGGGGTCCGCGGATCGCGGACTTCGCGGAGTCCGTGGCCGCCGCCCTGCAGGGCTGA
- the glgA gene encoding glycogen synthase: MRIGIVTREWPPDVYGGAGVHIEHLVAALRSLPGGPDIDVHCFGEPRGPGMAGYGATAYAVPPGLRNANGALQAVGVDVEIAAALGGADLVHSHTWYANGAGMLAALVHGIPHVVTAHSLEPRRPWKADQLGGGYRLSSWVERSAYLAADAVIAVSHGMRTDVLDAYPELDPDRVHVVGNGVDAEAYRPVHAPDVVRGLGVDPDRPYALFVGRITRQKGVLHLLAAAEQLPAGVGVVLCAGAADTPAERQQVAEAVEALQRLRRGVVWIEAMLPRDQLVPLITGATVFVVPSVYEPLGIVNLEAAACGTAVVASAVGGIPEVVDDGRTGLLVPYDPADVAAFRDGLAARITELLADPARAATMGAAGRERVLAEFGWPAIAQQTVEVYSTVLAARP; encoded by the coding sequence GTGCGCATCGGCATCGTGACCCGGGAGTGGCCGCCGGACGTCTACGGAGGCGCCGGCGTCCACATCGAGCATCTCGTCGCGGCGCTGCGGTCACTCCCGGGTGGCCCCGACATCGATGTGCACTGCTTCGGGGAGCCCCGGGGCCCAGGCATGGCGGGATACGGAGCGACGGCGTACGCCGTCCCCCCGGGACTGCGCAACGCCAACGGGGCCCTGCAGGCGGTCGGCGTCGACGTCGAGATCGCCGCAGCCCTCGGCGGCGCGGACCTCGTGCACAGCCACACCTGGTACGCCAACGGCGCGGGGATGCTGGCCGCACTGGTGCACGGGATCCCGCACGTGGTCACCGCGCACTCGCTCGAACCCCGCCGGCCGTGGAAGGCCGACCAGCTCGGCGGCGGTTACCGCCTCTCGTCGTGGGTCGAGCGCAGCGCGTACCTCGCGGCCGACGCGGTGATCGCCGTCAGCCACGGGATGCGGACCGACGTGCTCGACGCCTACCCCGAACTCGACCCCGACCGCGTGCACGTCGTCGGCAACGGGGTCGACGCCGAGGCCTATCGCCCCGTCCACGCGCCCGACGTCGTCCGTGGGCTCGGGGTGGACCCCGACCGGCCGTACGCGCTGTTCGTCGGGCGCATCACCCGGCAGAAGGGGGTTCTGCACCTGCTGGCCGCGGCCGAGCAGCTGCCGGCCGGCGTCGGGGTGGTGCTGTGCGCCGGCGCCGCCGACACCCCCGCCGAGCGGCAGCAGGTGGCCGAGGCGGTCGAGGCCCTGCAGCGGCTCCGGCGGGGCGTGGTCTGGATCGAGGCGATGCTGCCCCGCGACCAGCTGGTGCCGCTGATCACCGGCGCGACCGTGTTCGTCGTCCCCTCGGTCTACGAGCCGCTCGGCATCGTGAACCTCGAGGCCGCGGCGTGTGGGACGGCGGTGGTGGCCAGCGCCGTGGGCGGGATCCCCGAGGTCGTCGACGACGGCCGCACGGGCCTCCTGGTGCCCTACGACCCCGCTGACGTCGCGGCCTTCCGGGACGGGCTCGCCGCGCGGATCACCGAGCTGCTCGCCGACCCGGCGCGGGCGGCGACCATGGGCGCAGCCGGCCGGGAGCGGGTGCTCGCGGAGTTCGGCTGGCCGGCCATCGCGCAGCAGACCGTCGAGGTGTACTCGACCGTGCTCGCTGCCCGCCCGTAG
- a CDS encoding S1C family serine protease produces the protein MADSSAPREDAVFARPPGATGAFADVPDRLAPRPVSAPQPSAGQQAAFGRPTTAVGGFADGRPTPPPRPVPPPPAEALLRAFGPKGTGQRGLQEPPGGRLGRRRTATGPWWKSDARSDPWRDPYAPVALGAPAVYDEETQPGPVVVDPQGRRKLRLRDLSVRLSVLALLAVLLVGAVGGGIGWYLTKTNDESPLLAPGTQLSEVDPGITREPGSVSQIAETVMPSVVSIEVRVGQAGATGSGVVIDGANGYIVTNNHVVSGAEGIEGAEIRAVFVDGSGSAARIVGRDPASDLAVLKVEKPGLVPAALGSSDDVVVGDPVVAIGSPLGLAGTVTSGIVSALERPVRLAGEGSDTNAVISAVQTDAPINPGNSGGALVDASGALIGINTAIASTGAGGSIGLGFAIPVDTVRDIAEQLISTGSAVHSSLGVNTRSVTDGTRDGALVLNVEPGSAAASAGIREEDVVIAVEDERVGSSEELVVAIDAFDPGDTVTIEVVRGNGSVEVEATLDAA, from the coding sequence GTGGCCGACAGCAGCGCTCCACGCGAGGACGCCGTCTTCGCCCGGCCGCCGGGAGCGACCGGTGCCTTCGCCGACGTCCCCGACCGGCTCGCTCCCCGGCCGGTGTCGGCTCCGCAGCCGTCGGCCGGACAGCAAGCGGCGTTCGGCCGGCCGACCACCGCCGTCGGCGGCTTCGCCGACGGACGACCCACGCCGCCGCCCCGACCCGTGCCGCCGCCCCCGGCCGAGGCCCTGCTGCGCGCCTTCGGTCCGAAGGGCACCGGGCAGCGCGGGCTCCAGGAACCTCCCGGTGGACGACTCGGCCGCCGCCGCACCGCCACCGGACCCTGGTGGAAGTCCGACGCCCGCAGCGATCCCTGGCGCGACCCGTACGCCCCGGTCGCCCTCGGCGCCCCGGCCGTGTACGACGAGGAGACCCAGCCGGGTCCCGTCGTGGTCGACCCGCAGGGCCGCAGGAAGCTGCGGCTGCGCGACCTGTCGGTCCGGCTGTCCGTGCTGGCGCTGCTCGCCGTGCTCCTCGTCGGCGCGGTGGGCGGCGGCATCGGCTGGTACCTGACCAAGACCAACGACGAGTCGCCGCTGCTCGCGCCCGGCACCCAGCTCTCCGAGGTCGACCCCGGCATCACCCGGGAACCCGGTTCGGTGTCGCAGATCGCGGAGACGGTCATGCCGTCGGTCGTCTCCATCGAGGTGCGGGTCGGACAGGCCGGCGCCACGGGCTCCGGCGTCGTCATCGACGGCGCGAACGGCTACATCGTCACCAACAACCACGTCGTCTCCGGCGCCGAGGGCATCGAGGGCGCGGAGATCCGGGCGGTCTTCGTCGACGGCAGCGGCTCGGCGGCCCGCATCGTCGGCCGCGACCCGGCCAGCGACCTCGCCGTCCTCAAGGTGGAGAAGCCCGGCCTGGTGCCCGCCGCCCTGGGCAGCTCCGACGACGTCGTCGTCGGCGACCCCGTCGTGGCGATCGGCTCGCCGCTCGGGTTGGCCGGGACCGTCACCAGCGGCATCGTCAGCGCGCTCGAGCGACCCGTCCGGCTGGCCGGCGAGGGCAGCGACACCAACGCGGTGATCAGCGCCGTGCAGACCGACGCGCCCATCAACCCGGGTAACTCCGGCGGCGCGCTGGTCGACGCCAGCGGGGCGCTGATCGGCATCAACACCGCCATCGCCTCCACCGGGGCCGGCGGCTCGATCGGGCTGGGCTTCGCGATCCCGGTCGACACCGTCCGCGACATCGCCGAGCAGCTGATCTCCACCGGCTCGGCCGTGCACTCCTCGCTCGGGGTGAACACGCGCTCGGTGACCGACGGCACGCGCGACGGCGCCCTGGTGCTGAACGTCGAGCCGGGCAGCGCCGCCGCGTCGGCGGGCATCCGCGAGGAGGACGTCGTCATCGCCGTCGAGGACGAGCGGGTCGGCAGCTCGGAGGAGCTCGTCGTCGCCATCGACGCCTTCGACCCGGGTGACACGGTCACCATCGAGGTCGTGCGCGGGAACGGGTCCGTCGAGGTCGAGGCCACGCTCGACGCCGCCTGA
- a CDS encoding FecCD family ABC transporter permease: MTTTARGGAARTAVAVPRARRRPGLALGGAFLALVLAMLAGVWVGALPLPPGAVVVTLLDRLLSPLGIGVPGALEGTQAAVLLELRLPRVLLASLVGAGLAISGAAYQGVFRNPLADPYLLGAAAGAGLGATLVIAYSPVQSVGPVGIVPLAAFAGALVGVGCALVLGTAAGGSHSPTLLLAGIAVAAFLAAAQTLVQQQNTEDLREIYGWLLGQLGSSQWSDIVLVLPYLGVAGLVLLLCGRALDVLAVGDDEASSLGVHPGRLRLVVILAASLVTAAAVAVSGLIGFVGLVVPHIVRKLVGGSHARVLPMSLLVGGAFLVLADLVARVVLAPAELPIGVVTAFIGAPFFAGLLWVGARRR, encoded by the coding sequence ATGACGACGACGGCGCGCGGCGGGGCCGCGCGGACGGCCGTGGCCGTTCCGCGCGCCCGGCGCCGTCCCGGGCTGGCGCTGGGCGGGGCGTTCCTCGCCCTGGTGCTCGCCATGCTCGCGGGGGTGTGGGTGGGCGCGCTGCCCCTCCCGCCCGGCGCCGTCGTCGTCACGCTGCTCGACCGGCTGCTCTCGCCGCTGGGGATCGGTGTCCCCGGCGCTCTCGAGGGCACGCAGGCCGCGGTCCTCCTGGAGCTGCGCCTCCCGCGGGTGCTGCTCGCCTCCCTCGTGGGGGCCGGCCTGGCCATCTCCGGCGCGGCGTACCAGGGCGTCTTCCGCAACCCACTGGCCGACCCCTACCTGCTGGGCGCGGCCGCCGGCGCCGGCCTCGGTGCGACGCTGGTCATCGCCTACTCACCGGTGCAGTCGGTGGGCCCGGTCGGCATCGTGCCCCTCGCGGCGTTCGCCGGGGCGCTCGTCGGGGTGGGCTGCGCGCTGGTCCTCGGGACGGCGGCCGGCGGCTCGCACAGCCCCACGCTGCTGCTCGCCGGGATCGCCGTCGCCGCCTTCCTGGCCGCGGCCCAGACCCTGGTCCAGCAGCAGAACACCGAGGACCTGCGCGAGATCTACGGCTGGCTGCTCGGCCAGCTCGGCAGCTCGCAGTGGTCCGACATCGTGCTCGTCCTGCCCTACCTCGGGGTCGCCGGCCTCGTGCTGCTCCTCTGCGGGCGGGCGCTGGACGTCCTGGCGGTCGGGGACGACGAGGCGAGCTCGCTCGGCGTCCACCCCGGCCGGCTGCGGCTCGTGGTCATCCTCGCCGCCTCCCTCGTGACCGCCGCCGCGGTGGCCGTCAGCGGCCTCATCGGGTTCGTCGGGCTGGTCGTGCCGCACATCGTCCGCAAGCTGGTCGGCGGCTCGCACGCCCGCGTGCTGCCGATGTCCCTGCTGGTCGGCGGCGCGTTCCTGGTCCTCGCCGACCTGGTCGCCCGCGTCGTCCTGGCCCCCGCCGAGCTGCCGATCGGCGTGGTCACCGCCTTCATCGGGGCGCCCTTCTTCGCCGGCCTGCTCTGGGTCGGAGCGCGACGCCGATGA
- a CDS encoding anti-sigma factor family protein, with the protein MSIPVSHLAQEAIAALADGELPSGPAARAARHLSGCLQCRLAVEAQREAKEALHGSRDVAVPGDLMSRLCAIPFTTDVPGSGGDGLGNLTAGPEGLTVSGTSGAWSVDLQPEKVDHRSGHARWLRRGLAGTMIGLGAGVTALALTLPASGAPGPEPRGPVAGPSTPEQHTEIIPPIVRTVTVGTSATTTAPGGTP; encoded by the coding sequence ATGAGCATTCCGGTGAGCCACCTGGCGCAGGAGGCGATCGCCGCGCTGGCGGACGGCGAACTGCCGTCCGGCCCGGCCGCCCGCGCGGCCCGCCACCTCTCCGGGTGCCTCCAGTGCCGCCTGGCCGTCGAGGCGCAGCGCGAGGCGAAGGAGGCGCTGCACGGGTCGCGGGACGTGGCCGTGCCCGGTGACCTGATGTCGCGCCTCTGCGCCATCCCCTTCACCACCGATGTCCCCGGTTCGGGTGGCGACGGTCTCGGGAACCTGACCGCGGGACCTGAGGGGCTCACCGTCAGCGGCACGTCCGGTGCCTGGTCGGTCGATCTGCAGCCGGAGAAGGTGGACCACCGTTCGGGGCATGCGCGCTGGCTCCGCCGGGGGCTCGCCGGCACGATGATCGGTCTGGGCGCCGGTGTCACCGCGCTCGCCCTGACCCTCCCGGCGAGCGGTGCGCCCGGCCCCGAGCCGCGCGGTCCCGTGGCCGGGCCGTCCACGCCCGAGCAGCACACCGAGATCATCCCGCCCATCGTGCGCACGGTGACGGTCGGGACCAGCGCCACGACCACGGCCCCGGGCGGGACCCCCTGA